Within Sorangiineae bacterium MSr11367, the genomic segment ACGTCGACAAGGTAAATCCGGCCGACCGTCCGAACGTCAAGGGCTCGCAAGTCGCCGATGATATGATTTCACATGGCGCCAAGTTCATAGTCTTCAATTCTGACGACTACAAAGATGACGCGCTCGACACGGCAAAGAAACATCCGGACGTCGGCGTGGTGCACGTCTCCGGCGACTACGCGTGGAAAGACGGGCAGAATTTCAAGAATCAAAAGAACCTCGGCAACATCATGGGCGATATCGAGCCCGCCGAGGCCATCGGTGGTTGCGCCGCCGCCCTTTCCAGCGAGACGGGCAAGATCGGCTACCTCGGCCCGCTCGTGAACGACGAGACGCGCCGCATCGCGTCCTCAGCATACCTTGGCGCCAAATATTGCTGGGAGAAGTACCGAAAGAAGCCGGCCAAAGATCTCACCTTCAAGATCACGTGGATCGGTTTCTGGTTCAACATCCCCGGCCAGACGCTCGATCCCACCAAGGTGGCCGACGATTACTACAACGGCGGATTCGATGTCGTGATTAGCGGCCTCGATACACCGGAAGCCGCCGTCCAAGCCAAGAAGGCCAACGAGGCGGGCAAGAAGGTGCGCTACGTGCACTACGACCACAAGACCGGTTGCGACGTAGCGCCGGACGCCTGCCTCGGCGTCATCTACTACAACTGGGTGCCCTCGTACTTCGATGCGATTTCGAAGGCGAAGGAAGGAAAGTACGTGGGCGAATTCGTGCTCGCCGAACCTGACTACGCGAACATGAACGGCGAGAAGTCGTCCATCGGCTTCGAGTTCGGCAAGGCGCTGGGCGACAAGAAGGCGTCGGTCGACGAGGTGATCCGCGGTCTGGGCGACAAGAGCGTCAACTTCTTCGTCGGTCCGATGAAGTACCAGGACGGATCGGACTTCTTGAAGCCCGGCGAAGTAGCGACGGTCCAGAAAATTTGGTACATGCCTCAGCTGCTGCAGGGGATCACCGGCAACAGCAAGTAGGTAAGGACCTTCTTCGTTTCGAATGCGCGTCGAGCTCCGTCAGATCTCCAAGAGCTTCGGCCCCGTTCGTGCGAACGACGACGTTTCGTTGACGTTGCAGGCGGGGTCGATCCACGGCCTTCTCGGGGAAAACGGCGCGGGCAAGAGCACCTTGGCCGGCATCTTGAGCGGCCTCGTTCGCCGCGATGCCGGCTCGGTGTTGCTCGACGGCCGTCCCATGGAAGGAGGAGACCCTGCCAGGGCGCTCGCCGCCGGCGTGGGCATGCTCCACCAAGAGCCGCACGATTTCCCCGAGCTCACGGTGCTCGAGAGCTTCGCCGCCGCGCGGCCCGGGCCCTTTTGGTTCCTGGGCAAACCACGGCGCGAGGTGCGCGAGCGCTTCTTCGAGTTGCGCCAGCGCTTCGGGTTCACGATTCACCCGGAGGAGCGCGTGGGGCGCCTTTCGATGGGCGAGCGGCAGCAGCTCGAGCTCCTCGGGTTGCTCTCGCTGGGCGTGCGCACGCTCATTTTGGACGAGCCCACCACGGGCATTTCCGATCAACAGCGGGATGCGCTCTTTGCGGCGCTCAAGCAGCTGGCCAAAGATGGGTGCTCCATCCTTCTCGTGTCGCACAAGTTGCCGGACGTGCTCGCGCTCTGCGATCGCGTGAGCATCCTGCGGCAGGGCAAGTTGGTGGGCGAGGCGGAGCTGCCCATCACGGCCGATAAGCTGGTGGAGATGATGTTCGGCTCCTCCGCGGCGGCCCGTCCCGAGAAGCCTGCGGGCGCGGCGCGCGAGAAGGTGGCCGTGCGGCTCGAGCGCGCCCAGGTGGCGCGCGGCCGGTTGCGGCTGGCGATGGATGACTTCACCGTGCACGAAGGGGAAATCGTCGGGCTGGCCGGGCTCGAAGGGAGCGGGCAGGCGCTGCTTCTGCAGGTGTGCGCAGGGCTGCTGCCCGTGACCGGGGGAGCGCGTCTCGTGGTGGGCGATGCCTCGCTTGCGGGGCGGCCGTACCGGGATTTTCTGCGGGCCGGCGTGAGCTACGTGCCAGCCGATCGCGCGCGGGAAGGCCTCATCGGTGGCTTCACCATCGAGGAGCACGTGGCGTTGCGTGCGCCCGTGCAGGGCCTTTTCCTTCGCGCCAAGGAGACCCTCCGTGCCGCGGAGCAGGCCATCGAGACGTTCCGCATCCGCGGGCGGGCAACTACCCGCGCGGAGCAGCTCTCGGGGGGCAACCAGCAGAGAACCCAGCTGGCGCTCCTTCCGGCGCAATTGAAATTGCTCCTGATGGAGCATCCGACGCGCGGGCTGGACATCGAGTCCACGCAG encodes:
- a CDS encoding BMP family ABC transporter substrate-binding protein; translated protein: MKSNKWGIIGCSAVLAAGVIGSGCKGNSESQKATAAASAATPGAKSPDSPFVVGMVLIGPWNDHGWNQAHYDGLKTALAKIPNTKFEYVDKVNPADRPNVKGSQVADDMISHGAKFIVFNSDDYKDDALDTAKKHPDVGVVHVSGDYAWKDGQNFKNQKNLGNIMGDIEPAEAIGGCAAALSSETGKIGYLGPLVNDETRRIASSAYLGAKYCWEKYRKKPAKDLTFKITWIGFWFNIPGQTLDPTKVADDYYNGGFDVVISGLDTPEAAVQAKKANEAGKKVRYVHYDHKTGCDVAPDACLGVIYYNWVPSYFDAISKAKEGKYVGEFVLAEPDYANMNGEKSSIGFEFGKALGDKKASVDEVIRGLGDKSVNFFVGPMKYQDGSDFLKPGEVATVQKIWYMPQLLQGITGNSK
- a CDS encoding ATP-binding cassette domain-containing protein codes for the protein MRVELRQISKSFGPVRANDDVSLTLQAGSIHGLLGENGAGKSTLAGILSGLVRRDAGSVLLDGRPMEGGDPARALAAGVGMLHQEPHDFPELTVLESFAAARPGPFWFLGKPRREVRERFFELRQRFGFTIHPEERVGRLSMGERQQLELLGLLSLGVRTLILDEPTTGISDQQRDALFAALKQLAKDGCSILLVSHKLPDVLALCDRVSILRQGKLVGEAELPITADKLVEMMFGSSAAARPEKPAGAAREKVAVRLERAQVARGRLRLAMDDFTVHEGEIVGLAGLEGSGQALLLQVCAGLLPVTGGARLVVGDASLAGRPYRDFLRAGVSYVPADRAREGLIGGFTIEEHVALRAPVQGLFLRAKETLRAAEQAIETFRIRGRATTRAEQLSGGNQQRTQLALLPAQLKLLLMEHPTRGLDIESTQWVWQQLIARCKTGTAIVFASSDLDEVLTYSDRVIVFSGGHASRPVRATELSAERLGRMIGGHLEEAS